In Amycolatopsis jiangsuensis, the following proteins share a genomic window:
- a CDS encoding ThuA domain-containing protein yields MRRRAFRFGLRRRSLSALAAGAVVGAGLPLVVTPAAEAATNVPINVLVFHGAAGDQKDPVLRATDAIASLGQANGITVTSSSDPAVFTPATLAKYRGVVFLSSQGTELDRDQETSLQNYMKDGGGFLGLSDAAKAQDGSQWFSGLIGARPVGSRPTPQAITASGENPPNETKEKLADNDPSTKWLSKEPTGWVAYQMSAPITVNSYTLVSGNDYAGRDPKDWTLQGSDDGTTWTDLDTRTGETFADRQQTRTFPVTGAKAYAHYRLNITANAGEPLLQLADFRLDTDQSTPPPEGDPAKATVDVLDKLNPATAGLPQKWVRTDRWLNWDVNPVGTVHTVAQVEEAGYTPGAGANGPFHPISWCRDYDGGRSFYSGMGRTEASYGEAEFRQHILGALKWTTGMVRGDCKAGIASNYKVERLTGKNQPGQLDQIGEPHGLTIAPDGKVFYIGKAACPTGPVVSWDDPNVGLGCGTIHQWDPVTKKPKLLTTLQVMGNRGSGDELVKNEEGLLGLTLDPKFSENGWMYAYWMPHDSIDRDKQVGRRTVSRFTYDLKNQTLDQATRKDLLSWEVQIHSCCHAGGGMDFDKDGNLYIGSGDNNSSEGSNGYSGNNWTADYKGISFQDARRTAGNTNNLAGKILRIHPEADGTYTIPEGNLFPEDKDPGDKTLPEIYVMGVRNISRLHIDKKTNWLHAAWVGPDASSPSPELGPAKYETATIITEAGNQGWPYCMGNKQPYRDRSSTDAAVLTGWYDCDNPVNTSPRNTGLVNLPPVKKNMIWYSPDGGGPVFPNRPGSSVPTYNAADATYTEPYLRGGGQAVMDGPTYHRDLVNANSGVAWPEYWNDKWFIGDESNGQNRIAATVDAEGVANQDPPLFAETLRQIIPSGGGDEKLQSWMDAKFGPDGALYVLDYGSGFFSLDSNQKLLKISYTGGGPTPAATVSSAMVQNKPLTAAFTGSKAGGVSYKWDFGDGTVSTQADPRHTYANTGLYTAKLTVTYADGETVTTRNSVNVGCFLADPSATVTLGDTDTGVQNRNAGGGCTVDDLIDDESTWTSHAGFVNQVDQAVGRLSDRGVLSDDEAGKITAAADASPIGTKGVTGYDAIYDGTAESFRNWTQAPSGQFAMQPDGSLKPSGGLGMLWYSARQYGDFSVKLQFKDVAPEGSANSGVFIRFPDLRTPLDQRPPGSCGTVGAARTDPAWAAIFCGHEIQIYDGATGEPQKTGSVYNFDSRTLDQAGVRPKGTWNDYEIKVVGQHFTMIRNGAVINEFDNTPGQTSSRAGDPPTDLRQFVSGYIGLQNHSDNDLMEFRNIRVRQL; encoded by the coding sequence ATGAGACGACGTGCTTTCCGGTTCGGCCTGCGCCGCAGGTCGCTGTCGGCCCTCGCGGCCGGGGCGGTGGTGGGCGCGGGACTCCCGCTCGTGGTCACGCCGGCCGCCGAAGCCGCGACGAACGTCCCCATCAACGTCCTGGTGTTCCACGGAGCCGCAGGGGACCAGAAGGACCCGGTCCTGCGGGCCACCGACGCGATCGCGAGCCTGGGGCAGGCAAACGGCATCACCGTGACGTCCTCTTCGGACCCCGCGGTGTTCACTCCGGCGACGCTGGCCAAGTACCGCGGGGTCGTCTTCCTTTCCTCGCAGGGCACCGAGCTCGACCGGGACCAGGAAACGTCGCTGCAGAACTACATGAAGGACGGCGGCGGTTTCCTCGGCCTGTCCGACGCGGCCAAGGCACAGGACGGTTCGCAGTGGTTTTCCGGGCTGATCGGGGCGCGCCCGGTGGGCAGCAGGCCGACGCCGCAGGCGATCACCGCGAGCGGCGAGAACCCGCCGAACGAGACCAAGGAGAAGCTGGCCGACAACGACCCGAGCACCAAGTGGCTGAGCAAGGAGCCGACCGGGTGGGTCGCCTACCAGATGTCCGCGCCGATCACGGTGAACAGCTACACCCTGGTCTCCGGCAACGACTACGCCGGCCGTGACCCGAAGGACTGGACCCTGCAGGGTTCCGACGACGGCACCACGTGGACGGACCTGGACACTCGGACCGGCGAGACGTTCGCCGATCGCCAGCAGACCCGCACGTTCCCGGTCACCGGTGCCAAGGCCTACGCCCACTACCGGCTGAACATCACCGCGAACGCCGGGGAACCGCTGCTGCAGCTGGCCGATTTCCGGCTGGACACCGACCAGTCCACCCCACCGCCGGAAGGCGATCCGGCGAAGGCCACCGTCGATGTACTCGACAAGCTGAACCCGGCCACTGCCGGCCTGCCGCAGAAGTGGGTCCGCACCGACCGGTGGCTCAACTGGGACGTCAACCCGGTCGGCACCGTGCACACCGTCGCGCAGGTCGAGGAGGCCGGTTACACCCCGGGCGCCGGGGCGAACGGGCCGTTCCACCCGATCTCCTGGTGCCGCGACTACGACGGCGGCCGCTCGTTCTACAGCGGAATGGGCCGCACTGAGGCCAGCTACGGCGAGGCCGAGTTCCGGCAGCACATCCTCGGCGCGCTGAAGTGGACCACCGGGATGGTGCGCGGCGACTGCAAGGCGGGCATCGCGTCGAACTACAAGGTGGAACGGCTGACCGGGAAGAACCAGCCCGGCCAGCTGGACCAGATCGGTGAACCGCACGGGCTCACCATCGCGCCGGACGGCAAGGTCTTCTACATCGGCAAGGCGGCCTGCCCGACCGGTCCGGTGGTCAGCTGGGACGACCCGAACGTCGGCCTCGGCTGCGGCACGATCCACCAGTGGGACCCGGTGACGAAGAAGCCCAAGCTGCTGACGACGTTGCAGGTGATGGGCAATCGCGGCAGCGGGGACGAGCTGGTCAAGAACGAGGAGGGCCTGCTCGGTCTCACCCTGGACCCGAAGTTCAGCGAAAACGGCTGGATGTACGCCTACTGGATGCCGCACGACTCGATCGACCGGGACAAGCAGGTCGGGCGGCGCACGGTTTCGCGGTTCACCTACGACCTGAAGAACCAGACACTGGACCAGGCCACCCGTAAGGACCTGCTGTCCTGGGAGGTGCAGATCCACAGCTGCTGCCACGCCGGCGGCGGCATGGACTTCGACAAGGACGGCAACCTCTACATCGGTTCCGGTGACAACAACTCCTCCGAGGGTTCGAACGGGTACTCCGGCAACAACTGGACCGCGGACTACAAGGGCATTTCGTTCCAGGATGCCCGCCGTACCGCGGGCAACACCAACAACCTGGCCGGCAAGATCCTGCGCATCCATCCGGAGGCCGACGGCACCTACACTATTCCGGAGGGGAACCTGTTCCCCGAGGACAAGGACCCGGGGGACAAGACCCTCCCGGAGATCTACGTGATGGGCGTGCGCAACATTTCCCGGCTGCACATCGACAAGAAGACCAACTGGCTGCACGCCGCGTGGGTCGGCCCGGACGCGTCCTCGCCGAGCCCGGAACTCGGGCCGGCAAAGTACGAGACCGCGACAATCATCACCGAGGCGGGCAACCAGGGCTGGCCGTACTGCATGGGCAACAAGCAGCCCTACCGCGATCGCAGCAGCACCGACGCGGCCGTGCTCACCGGTTGGTACGACTGCGACAACCCGGTGAACACCTCGCCGCGCAACACCGGTCTGGTGAACCTGCCGCCGGTGAAGAAGAATATGATCTGGTACTCGCCCGACGGCGGCGGTCCGGTGTTCCCGAACCGTCCCGGCAGTTCCGTGCCGACCTACAACGCGGCGGACGCCACCTACACCGAACCGTACCTGCGGGGTGGCGGCCAGGCGGTGATGGACGGACCGACCTACCACCGCGATCTGGTGAACGCCAACAGCGGGGTCGCGTGGCCGGAGTACTGGAACGACAAGTGGTTCATCGGTGACGAGAGCAACGGGCAGAACCGCATCGCGGCCACTGTGGACGCCGAAGGGGTGGCGAACCAGGATCCGCCGTTGTTCGCCGAAACACTGCGCCAGATCATTCCCTCCGGTGGCGGGGACGAGAAGCTGCAGAGCTGGATGGACGCCAAGTTCGGTCCGGACGGCGCACTGTACGTGCTCGACTACGGCAGCGGCTTCTTCAGCCTGGACAGCAACCAGAAGCTGCTGAAGATCAGCTACACCGGGGGAGGGCCCACCCCGGCCGCGACGGTGTCGTCGGCCATGGTGCAGAACAAACCGCTCACCGCGGCCTTCACCGGATCGAAGGCCGGTGGCGTCTCCTACAAGTGGGATTTCGGCGACGGCACGGTTTCCACACAGGCCGATCCACGGCACACCTACGCGAATACCGGGCTCTACACCGCGAAGCTGACCGTGACCTACGCCGATGGTGAGACGGTCACGACGCGGAACTCGGTGAACGTCGGCTGCTTCCTCGCTGATCCCAGTGCGACAGTGACGCTCGGCGACACCGATACCGGGGTGCAGAACCGGAACGCGGGTGGTGGTTGCACCGTCGACGACCTGATCGACGACGAAAGCACGTGGACCTCCCACGCCGGCTTCGTCAACCAGGTCGACCAGGCGGTGGGCCGGCTGAGTGACCGCGGGGTGCTGAGCGACGACGAAGCGGGCAAGATCACCGCCGCGGCCGACGCGTCACCGATCGGCACCAAGGGGGTCACCGGCTACGACGCGATCTACGACGGTACGGCCGAGTCGTTCCGCAACTGGACACAGGCGCCGTCCGGGCAGTTCGCCATGCAGCCGGACGGCTCGCTGAAACCGTCCGGTGGGCTGGGCATGCTGTGGTACTCCGCCCGGCAGTACGGCGATTTCTCGGTGAAGCTGCAGTTCAAGGACGTGGCACCGGAGGGCAGCGCGAACAGCGGCGTGTTCATCCGGTTCCCGGACCTGCGGACCCCATTGGACCAGCGTCCGCCGGGCAGCTGCGGCACGGTCGGCGCGGCACGCACCGATCCGGCCTGGGCCGCGATCTTCTGCGGACACGAGATCCAGATCTACGACGGGGCCACCGGCGAACCGCAGAAGACCGGGTCGGTGTACAACTTCGACTCGCGCACGCTGGACCAGGCGGGCGTGCGGCCGAAGGGGACCTGGAACGACTACGAGATCAAGGTCGTCGGGCAGCACTTCACGATGATCCGCAACGGCGCGGTGATCAACGAGTTCGACAACACCCCGGGCCAGACCTCCTCGCGCGCGGGTGATCCGCCGACCGATCTCCGGCAGTTCGTCAGCGGGTACATCGGCCTGCAGAACCACAGTGACAACGACCTGATGGAGTTCCGCAACATCCGGGTGCGGCAGCTGTAA
- a CDS encoding OmpL47-type beta-barrel domain-containing protein, with the protein MSPRTLVVAVLAAALALLGLTLPGSAAASSSAAAAPVQTLTWTAGNSTDHYLSAPTTAVAGETLILFQNTEALGSTMSHTLTFDTTTEGYNHDVDLNILANPYDDQGGEHEATVTLTPGKYRYHCTVQGHTQMQGELIVTDGGGGSDTTPPTVTATVDGNKDTDGNYVGSATVKLDATDSQSGVDKVEYKLDEGEWTAYSAPVVVDSVGAHMVHYKATDKEGNASEEGMSSFSVVAGQPGDDTPPTVTAEVTGEQDADGNYLDTATVKLTATDADSGVDKVEYALDEGEWTAYADPVAVSAPGMHMLHYRASDKAGNASEEGMAHFTVVSSDTTAPTVTAEVAGNQDADGNYVGKATVTVKAADDESGVDKTEYKVDEGEWTAYAEPVVVSTAGAHTVHYRATDKAGNASTEEAATFTVVEGDDSTAPTVAMTVSGDLDANWSYIEEATVTVEAMDTGSGVAKVEYQVDGGEWTVYTDPVKVTGLGKHTVLHRATDKAGNVSAEEGGAFTIVAAPPGPDVCPDSDTRETVVLGLADSQVENRDTGNGCTINDVIDDESAYASNDQFVAYVRAVTQELLDGGVLSPAERNLIITAAFDSGVGGGAQAGIERNPAVQKVVKAPARIV; encoded by the coding sequence ATGTCCCCGAGAACCCTCGTCGTGGCGGTGCTGGCCGCAGCGCTCGCCCTGCTGGGCCTGACGCTGCCGGGCTCCGCGGCGGCCTCGAGCAGTGCCGCCGCCGCGCCGGTCCAGACTCTGACCTGGACCGCGGGCAACAGCACCGACCACTACCTGTCCGCGCCGACCACCGCGGTGGCCGGCGAAACGCTGATCCTGTTCCAGAACACCGAAGCCCTCGGCTCGACGATGTCGCACACGCTCACCTTCGACACCACGACCGAGGGGTACAACCACGACGTCGACCTGAACATCCTCGCCAACCCCTACGACGACCAGGGCGGCGAGCACGAAGCGACCGTCACGCTCACCCCCGGCAAATACCGTTACCACTGCACGGTTCAGGGCCACACCCAGATGCAGGGTGAACTGATTGTGACCGACGGCGGTGGCGGTTCGGACACCACCCCGCCGACGGTGACCGCGACGGTCGACGGGAACAAGGACACCGACGGCAACTACGTCGGTTCCGCGACCGTGAAGCTGGACGCCACCGACAGTCAGTCCGGAGTGGACAAAGTCGAGTACAAACTGGACGAAGGCGAGTGGACCGCGTACTCCGCCCCGGTCGTCGTCGATTCCGTCGGCGCGCACATGGTGCACTACAAGGCGACCGACAAGGAGGGCAACGCTTCCGAGGAAGGAATGTCGTCGTTCAGCGTCGTGGCCGGGCAGCCCGGGGACGACACTCCGCCGACGGTGACCGCGGAGGTGACGGGGGAGCAGGACGCCGACGGCAACTACCTCGACACCGCCACGGTGAAGCTGACCGCCACCGACGCCGATTCCGGCGTGGACAAGGTGGAGTACGCGCTGGACGAAGGCGAATGGACCGCGTACGCGGATCCGGTCGCGGTTTCCGCGCCGGGTATGCACATGCTGCACTACCGTGCCTCCGACAAGGCGGGCAACGCTTCCGAGGAGGGCATGGCGCACTTCACCGTGGTCAGCAGCGACACGACCGCGCCGACGGTCACCGCGGAGGTCGCGGGTAACCAGGACGCCGACGGCAACTATGTCGGCAAAGCGACCGTGACCGTGAAGGCCGCCGACGACGAATCCGGTGTGGACAAGACCGAGTACAAGGTGGACGAGGGCGAGTGGACCGCGTATGCGGAGCCGGTCGTCGTGTCCACTGCGGGTGCCCATACGGTTCATTACCGGGCGACGGACAAGGCGGGCAACGCTTCGACGGAAGAAGCGGCGACGTTCACCGTGGTCGAAGGGGACGACAGCACCGCGCCGACCGTCGCCATGACGGTCAGCGGCGACCTGGACGCCAACTGGTCCTACATCGAAGAAGCGACCGTCACCGTGGAGGCCATGGACACGGGGTCCGGGGTGGCCAAGGTCGAGTACCAAGTGGACGGTGGCGAGTGGACTGTCTACACCGACCCGGTCAAGGTGACCGGGCTCGGCAAGCACACCGTGCTCCACCGCGCCACCGACAAGGCGGGCAACGTCTCGGCGGAGGAAGGCGGCGCGTTCACCATCGTTGCGGCACCGCCGGGCCCGGACGTCTGCCCGGACTCCGACACCCGGGAGACGGTGGTTCTCGGCCTCGCGGACAGCCAGGTCGAAAACCGCGACACCGGCAACGGTTGCACGATCAACGACGTGATCGACGACGAGTCGGCGTACGCGTCGAACGACCAGTTCGTGGCCTACGTCCGGGCGGTGACGCAGGAGCTGCTCGACGGCGGGGTGCTCTCGCCTGCCGAACGGAACCTGATCATCACCGCGGCGTTCGACTCCGGTGTCGGCGGCGGCGCGCAGGCCGGCATCGAGCGGAACCCGGCGGTGCAGAAGGTGGTCAAGGCGCCGGCGCGGATCGTCTGA
- a CDS encoding multicopper oxidase domain-containing protein → MDRKTKSGLSRRSMLAGTAAGVLAPVVVAGAGATPAAAAGQARNITLYADTVAGTTRVGYGLEPGKPTIPGPLLECYEGDTLVIELVNRTDQRLSIHPHGVNYETTSDGSPLNNSFNEPYETKTYTWKTRTASQAANGFWMPGSAGYWHYHDHALGGDHGTAGLMKGLYGGLIVRKRGDLLPSKQFTVVFTEMWINHQMAPDTPIFEANLGERVEFICIGHGNLMHTFHLHAHRWADTRTGMLTSATDNASIVDNKTLDPGCSFGFQVIAGSGVGPGAWMYHCHVQQHSDDGMSGLFLVREADGGMPPGAQDAIDHFKGHHHPTAKPEGSTDAAASAHMHH, encoded by the coding sequence ATGGACAGGAAGACCAAGAGCGGGCTGTCCCGGAGATCGATGCTCGCGGGGACCGCGGCAGGGGTGCTGGCCCCGGTCGTGGTGGCCGGTGCCGGTGCGACGCCGGCCGCCGCCGCGGGACAGGCCCGCAACATCACCCTTTACGCCGACACGGTGGCCGGCACGACCCGCGTCGGGTACGGGCTGGAGCCCGGCAAGCCGACCATCCCCGGTCCGCTGCTGGAATGCTACGAGGGCGACACGCTGGTGATCGAGCTGGTCAACCGGACCGACCAGCGGCTCTCGATCCATCCGCACGGGGTCAACTACGAGACCACTTCGGACGGTTCGCCGCTCAACAACTCGTTCAACGAACCGTACGAGACCAAGACCTACACCTGGAAAACGCGGACCGCGAGCCAGGCGGCCAACGGTTTCTGGATGCCCGGCAGCGCCGGCTACTGGCACTACCACGACCACGCGCTCGGCGGTGACCACGGAACCGCGGGCCTGATGAAGGGCCTCTACGGCGGGCTGATCGTGCGCAAACGCGGCGATCTGCTGCCCAGCAAGCAGTTCACCGTGGTGTTCACCGAGATGTGGATCAACCACCAGATGGCGCCGGACACCCCGATCTTCGAGGCGAACCTGGGGGAGCGGGTCGAGTTCATCTGCATCGGGCACGGCAACCTGATGCACACCTTCCACCTGCACGCGCACCGCTGGGCCGACACCCGCACCGGCATGCTCACCAGCGCGACGGACAACGCCTCGATCGTCGACAACAAGACGCTCGATCCCGGGTGCTCCTTCGGCTTCCAGGTGATCGCCGGGTCCGGCGTCGGCCCGGGCGCGTGGATGTACCACTGCCACGTGCAGCAGCACTCGGACGACGGCATGTCCGGGCTGTTCCTGGTCCGCGAGGCCGACGGCGGGATGCCGCCCGGTGCGCAGGACGCGATCGACCACTTCAAGGGCCACCACCATCCGACCGCGAAACCGGAGGGCAGTACCGATGCCGCAGCCAGCGCGCACATGCACCACTAG